Genomic segment of Chitinophaga varians:
AAGTATGCCACCTGTCTGAAAGGGACTGCTCTATCCAGCGCCGTCACCAGAAACTGGTGGAGGAATCTCCTTCTCCTTTCATGACACCGGAACTGCGTGAAAAAATGGGTGAAGCGGCTATCAAGGCTGCCAGCGCCATCAATTATGAAAGCGTAGGTACCATTGAGTTCCTGGTAGATAAACACCGCAACTTCTACTTCATGGAAATGAACACCCGTATCCAGGTGGAACACGGTGTGACAGAAGAGGTGATCAATTTTGACCTGGTAAAGGAACAAATCAAGATTGCTGCCGGTATTCCTATCTCCGGTAAAAACTATACGCCGCAGATGCACGCTATTGAGTGCCGTATCAATGCGGAAGATCCGTATAACGATTTCCGTCCTTCTCCGGGCAAAATCACTACCCTGCATATTCCGGGCGGCCACGGCGTACGCGTGGATTCCCACATCTATGCTGGTTATGTTATTCCTCCGTTCTATGACTCTATGGTGGCTAAGATCATCACCATGGCGCAAACCCGTGAGGAAGCCATCAATACCATGGAGCGCGCGCTGAGCGAGTTCGTGATTGAAGGTGTTAAAACAACTATTCCTTTCCATCAGCAACTGATGCGCAACGAGGACTTCCGTAAAGGCAACTTTACGACCAAGTTTACCGAAACCTTCAAACTGGTATAGGAAAGTGCACTGTATTGGAAAAGCTCCGGAGATGTCTCCGGAGCTTTTCTGTTTTAAGATGGTTATTGATACCGGATAAAGGTATGCTGGAACGGGATACCTAATATTAAAGCCGGCGCAGACAGCTCCGTAGGCAGGCCGGCGTTGTTGTAACTGCTTATGCTGCCGCTATTGTTACGGCTGTAGTTCCTGTCGATGAACTGCCACAACGGATGCAGGCGATGGAAATTGGTTTTGTTGTCATATGTTGGATAGGTGACGGTAGTATCACTGGGGATACCCATGGAAGTGATTTCTTCCAGGATGCTTTGGATTTTCCAGGCGTTACCGCTGCTGTTGTAGGAGTAGTCAACAGTAGTGCGGAAGATGGGCGGGTGTAGTGTCAGATCTGTCGTCACAGCACGAACGATGCGGTTAAGGCTGTCGTACTGATAGGTAGTGCTGCGGAGTTGTTGGCCGCTGATGCTGACAGGAGTAGTGGTCGTATCAAACGTACCGAAGGCAAATGTGGTGTCCCGGATAATGTGGCCGGTAGCGTACAGAGAAATTGTGGAAAAAACAAAGCCCCGGATAAAAATCCGGGGCTAATCATACACCAAAACAATCTTACGGTTTTATCGCAAGAAAAGCAGTTCTCTGTACTTAGGCAGTGCCCATCTTTTATCATCTACCAGGAATTCCAGTTTATCGGAGTGGTAGCGGATAATATCGAAGTACGGTTTAATTTTTTCGCAGTATTCAATCGCTTTCTGGCGGCTGTCGGTCAACTTGTTGGTCACTTTACGTTGCTCGATCATTGCCTGAACGTTTTCACTGATCACGTTGATGTGTTCAGATATTTTGGCAGCGATTTGTGTTTGTGCTTTGTAGGCAGCTTCACCCATGCCAATTTCTTTCAGTCCGCGGATGTTGCTGATCAGGTCATTGAGGTAGCTGATAGCTGCGGGTAAAATAGTGTTGGTGGCCAGGTCTCCGATTACACGGGCTTCGATCTGAACTTTCTTCACATAATCTTCGAGCAGGATCTCGTGACGGGCGTGTAATTCTTTTTCGGTATAAACACCGGTTTCGGAATACAGCTGGGCGGCTTTAGGAGTGATCATCGCATCCAGCGCTTTAGGCGTGGTTTTGATGTTCTGTAAACCTCTTCTTTCGGCTTCTTTTTCCCATTCTTCGCTGTAGCCGTCGCCTTCGAACAATATTTTTTCCGAATCTACAATATATTTCCGAAGAGTTTGCATGATGGCAATCTCTTTTTTCTCACCTTTTTCGATCAGGCCGTCCACTTCCACTTTGAAGTCGGTCAGGGTTTTGGCCACGATGGTGTTCAGTACGGTCATAGCGGAAGCACAGTTGGCGGTAGAACCTACGGCGCGGAACTCGAACTTGTTGCCGGTGAACGCAAAGGGAGAGGTACGGTTACGGTCGGTATTGTCCAGCATCAGTTCAGGAATATGACGGTGCAGGTCCAGTTTAAGGATGGCCTCGTCTTGTTCGTCGAACTTGTTGTTTACGCGGGATTTTACTTCCTGCAGTACATCGAAAAGATATTTACCGGAGAATACGGAGATGATAGCCGGAGGAGCTTCGTTGGCACCCAGACGGAAGTCGTTGCTGGCAGAGGCGATAGCAGCTCTCAGCAGGTCGGCGTAGTCATGTACCGCTTTGATGGTGTTCACGAAGAACGTGAGGAACATCAGGTTGGTTTTCGGGGTTTTGCCCGGAGCCAGCAGGTTTACACCGGTATCGGTGGCCATGCTCCAGTTGTTGTGTTTACCGGAACCGTTGATGCCTGCGAAAGGTTTTTCGTGCAGCAGCACTTTCAGTTTGTGGCGTTTGGCCACTTTATTCATGATGTCCATCAGCAGGGAGTTGTGGTCCACGGCGATGTTCACTTCTTCAAAGATGGGAGCGCATTCGAACTGGGAAGGAGCTACTTCATTGTGACGGGTCCTTAAAGGTATGCCCAGTTTGTAAGCCTCTTCTTCAAAATCGCGCATGTAAGCGTATACGCGCTCAGGGATAGAGCCAAAGTAGTGGTCTTCCAGCTGTTGACCTTTGGAAGGAGCGTGACCTACCACGGTGCGGCCGGTCATGATCAGGTCAGGACGGGCATTGGCCAGATTTTCGTCAACGAGGAAGTATTCCTGTTCCCAACCCAGGGTAGGCGTTACTTTGGTAACATTTTTATCGAAATAGTTACATACGTCCACAGCGGCTTTGTCGATAGCTACCAGTGCTTTCAGCAGCGGAGCTTTATAGTCAAGTGATTCGCCGGTGTAGGATACGAATATAGTAGGGATGCAGAGTGTTTTACCGTAACCCTGTTCCAGGATAAAGGCTGGGGAGGAAGGGTCCCAGGCAGTATAACCGCGGGCTTCAAAAGTAGCTCTCAGGCCGCCGTTAGGGAAGCTGGAGGCATCAGGCTCCTGCTGTACCAGCGCATCGCCGTCAAAAGTTTCCAGTGCAGAGCCATCGCTTTTCAGGGTAAAAAAGGAGTCATGCTTTTCTGCAGTGGTGCCGGTCAGGGGTTGAAACCAGTGAGTGTAGTGAGTCACTCCTTTTTTCATGGCCCAGGCTTTCATGCCGGAAGCAATTTGCTCCGCCATTTTGCGTTCCAGTTTGGTGCCATTTTTAATGGAGTTCATCAGGCTTTTATAAGCCTCATCACTCAGGTATTCCCTTACAATTCTTCCGGCAAAAACATTGCTGCCAAATACCTCGGTGATTTTTCCGTTGTGTTCGGTAAGTTTAGTGTCTACGCCAGCTAATCCTTCCAGCGCGGTGAAACGTAACGATTGCATGCTGTAATAATTTTAATACAAAAGAACGCCAACGTCGTTGGAAATGCAAATAAATTGTTCACTTTAACCAAAAAATTACATTTATTGGTTTATAAAGGCGATTTTTTTGAGAAATGAATAAAAAAAATAGATCGTTGATGTCTGAAACTGATAAATTAAAAAATTACTAATATGAATTGGATGAAATTTTTATGCGTTTCGGCGGCCCAGGGCTACGATGTGTTCAGAGAGCTCCCTTTTTATAGCAATGCGGACGTTAAGAGCTTCCCTTTGTAATCAACAATAGGTTATCCACGTTACCGGGAAGAAGGTTAGCCCTGGTTATCGGCATTTTTTGACAACGACCCTAAACACATCGTAGCCCCGGGGGCTTCAGCCCCGGGAACAAATGCGTCCATTTTTAAGCCCTTTGGCCCCTCATTCTTGGCATTTGCCATAAAATCTTGTAGGTTTGCATCTTCTTTTTAATTACTCGTTTTTTTATACTTAAACTACATGCAAACCACCGTAGAAATTGCTGAACAGCTGGGCCTTACTGCTGACGAGTTTGAACGTATTGAATCTATCTTAGGGCGTAATCCCAACTTTACCGAATTGAGTATGTACTCCGTTATGTGGAGTGAGCACTGCTCTTACAAAAACTCAATCGTATGGCTGAAGTCATTACCACGTGAAGGTGACCGCCTCCTCGTAAAGGCTGGTGAGGAAAACGCCGGACTGGTAGATATCGGTGATGGATACGCAGTTGTATTTAAAATAGAATCCCATAACCACCCTTCAGCGATTGAGCCCTTCCAGGGCGCTGCTACCGGGGTTGGCGGTATCCACCGCGATATCTTCACAATGGGCGCCCGCCCCATTGCGGCACTGAACTCCCTGCGCTTCGGCAATATCAATGATAAAAAAACACAGCACCTGGTAAAAGGTATCGTACATGGTATCGGCCACTATGGTAACTGCTTCGGTGTTCCAACCGTAGGCGGTGAAACCTATTTTGAAGACTGCTATGGCACCAATCCGCTGGTAAACGCCATGAGCGTGGGTATCGTAAAAGTTGGCCAAACAGTTTCCGCTACCTCCCACGGTGAAGGCAACCCGGTTTTCATCGTAGGTTCCGCTACCGGTAAAGACGGTATCGGCGGTGCCTCCTTTGCTTCTGCCAATATCACGGAAGACAGCGCGGAAGACCTGCCTGCCGTTCAGGTAGGTGACCCCTTTCAGGAAAAGAAACTGCTGGAAGCCTGCCTCGAGGTAATTAAAACCAATGCGATCATTGGTATGCAGGACATGGGCGCTGCCGGTATCACCTGCTCCACTGCCGAAATGAGCGCCAAAGGCGAACATGGTATGCACATCTGGCTGGATAAAGTTCCTACCCGCCAGGAAAATATGAAAGGATGGGAAATGCTGCTGAGCGAAAGCCAGGAACGCATGCTCATCGTAGTAAAAAAAGGCCAGGAAAAAGCAGTCCTCGATATCTTCGAAAAATGGGACCTGCACTGCGTTCAGATCGGTGAAGTAACCAAAGACACCAACCTGAAGTTTTATATGAACGGTGAACTGGAAGCGGACGTTCCTGCTGAAAGCCTCGTGCTCGGCGGCGGCGCTCCTCAATATCACCGCGCTTATACTGAACCTGCCTACTTCCAGAAAATAAAGACGTTCGATATTCAGAACGTTCCGGATACAGAACACGCCCGCTTCGCAGCGGAAAGAATCATCGCACTGCCTAACATCGCTTCCAAACGCTGGATCTATAACCAGTATGACAGCATGGTAGGTACTGCCAACGCTTCTACCAACGCTCCGAGCGACGCTCCGATCGTATTGGTGAAAGGCACCAAAAAAGCACTGGCAATGACGACCGACTGTAACAGCCGCTACGTTTTTGCTGATCCGCACAAGGGTGGCCAGATCGCCGTGGCGGAAGCTGCCCGCAACATCGTTTGCTCCGGCGGTGAACCACTGGCTATCACCAACTGCCTCAACTTCGGTAACCCTTACGATCCCGAAGTTTACTACCAGTTCGTACACGCTGTACAAGGCATGGGCGAAGCTTGCCGTAAATTCAATACCCCTGTTACCGGCGGTAACGTGAGCTTCTATAACCAGTCACCTGATGGCGCGGTATATCCTACACCA
This window contains:
- the accC gene encoding acetyl-CoA carboxylase biotin carboxylase subunit translates to MFKKILIANRGEIALRIIRTCKEMGIKTVAVYSTADKDSLHVKFADEAVCIGKPQSSESYLNIPHLMAAAEITNADAIHPGYGFLAENARFAEICGEHGIKFIGPTPDMIRKMGDKMTAKETMIAAGVPVIPGSEGLLQSVEEAKKLAREMGLPVILKATAGGGGKGMRVVWDESELENAYNMAKNEARAAFNNDGIYMEKFVEEPRHIEIQVAGDQYGKVCHLSERDCSIQRRHQKLVEESPSPFMTPELREKMGEAAIKAASAINYESVGTIEFLVDKHRNFYFMEMNTRIQVEHGVTEEVINFDLVKEQIKIAAGIPISGKNYTPQMHAIECRINAEDPYNDFRPSPGKITTLHIPGGHGVRVDSHIYAGYVIPPFYDSMVAKIITMAQTREEAINTMERALSEFVIEGVKTTIPFHQQLMRNEDFRKGNFTTKFTETFKLV
- a CDS encoding glutamine synthetase III, which translates into the protein MQSLRFTALEGLAGVDTKLTEHNGKITEVFGSNVFAGRIVREYLSDEAYKSLMNSIKNGTKLERKMAEQIASGMKAWAMKKGVTHYTHWFQPLTGTTAEKHDSFFTLKSDGSALETFDGDALVQQEPDASSFPNGGLRATFEARGYTAWDPSSPAFILEQGYGKTLCIPTIFVSYTGESLDYKAPLLKALVAIDKAAVDVCNYFDKNVTKVTPTLGWEQEYFLVDENLANARPDLIMTGRTVVGHAPSKGQQLEDHYFGSIPERVYAYMRDFEEEAYKLGIPLRTRHNEVAPSQFECAPIFEEVNIAVDHNSLLMDIMNKVAKRHKLKVLLHEKPFAGINGSGKHNNWSMATDTGVNLLAPGKTPKTNLMFLTFFVNTIKAVHDYADLLRAAIASASNDFRLGANEAPPAIISVFSGKYLFDVLQEVKSRVNNKFDEQDEAILKLDLHRHIPELMLDNTDRNRTSPFAFTGNKFEFRAVGSTANCASAMTVLNTIVAKTLTDFKVEVDGLIEKGEKKEIAIMQTLRKYIVDSEKILFEGDGYSEEWEKEAERRGLQNIKTTPKALDAMITPKAAQLYSETGVYTEKELHARHEILLEDYVKKVQIEARVIGDLATNTILPAAISYLNDLISNIRGLKEIGMGEAAYKAQTQIAAKISEHINVISENVQAMIEQRKVTNKLTDSRQKAIEYCEKIKPYFDIIRYHSDKLEFLVDDKRWALPKYRELLFLR
- the purL gene encoding phosphoribosylformylglycinamidine synthase subunit PurL; protein product: MQTTVEIAEQLGLTADEFERIESILGRNPNFTELSMYSVMWSEHCSYKNSIVWLKSLPREGDRLLVKAGEENAGLVDIGDGYAVVFKIESHNHPSAIEPFQGAATGVGGIHRDIFTMGARPIAALNSLRFGNINDKKTQHLVKGIVHGIGHYGNCFGVPTVGGETYFEDCYGTNPLVNAMSVGIVKVGQTVSATSHGEGNPVFIVGSATGKDGIGGASFASANITEDSAEDLPAVQVGDPFQEKKLLEACLEVIKTNAIIGMQDMGAAGITCSTAEMSAKGEHGMHIWLDKVPTRQENMKGWEMLLSESQERMLIVVKKGQEKAVLDIFEKWDLHCVQIGEVTKDTNLKFYMNGELEADVPAESLVLGGGAPQYHRAYTEPAYFQKIKTFDIQNVPDTEHARFAAERIIALPNIASKRWIYNQYDSMVGTANASTNAPSDAPIVLVKGTKKALAMTTDCNSRYVFADPHKGGQIAVAEAARNIVCSGGEPLAITNCLNFGNPYDPEVYYQFVHAVQGMGEACRKFNTPVTGGNVSFYNQSPDGAVYPTPTIGMVGLLDSIDQRITLDFKEAGDLIYMIGRSRNDINSSEYLHKIIGIEYSPAPHFNLEEELQLQQAITKLNKAHLIQSAHDISEGGLFVTMMESAMPRGLGFELNLNDKFRKDAYLFGESQSRVIVTVKPENKEKFEALMHGLVDASDVSVRYEKVGAVTGDHVKVGGEDWGKVNDWKQIYNTSVEEHLK